One segment of Pontibacter akesuensis DNA contains the following:
- a CDS encoding porin, producing the protein MNYLKLKGIILLLFIALFSSIGASGQSVNYSKLGKGLQFIAADSSFSLKFGTRFQMLYQGGNNPATNNWDDRFLIRRARLKFEGFAYSPKLEYKIELGLSNSDIGNDNPSMSNNADNIILDAVAKWNFAPHWELWVGQTKLPGNRERVVSSQKLQFVDRSLLNSRFNIDRDAGLQLHHVHNIGQVVIREIGSIAMGEGRDITINNSGGYDYTAKVEVFPFGEFEGDGAYVGGDIYREETPKLAIAAAFDYNDNASRERGQLGDFLSEQRDLSTIFVDAMFKYRGFSAMAEYADSKASEGPVVARTDAGAVEETFVTGNAFNLQGGYLFENNWEVAARYTSYNPTEVSGLRPQEQYTLGVSRYIVGHSLKVQSDVTLQDQPGRPDSYLFRLQMEVAL; encoded by the coding sequence GTGAATTATCTAAAACTGAAAGGAATTATACTTCTGCTGTTTATCGCATTGTTCTCGAGCATAGGCGCTTCGGGGCAAAGTGTGAATTACTCTAAGTTAGGTAAGGGCCTGCAGTTTATTGCAGCAGACTCCTCTTTCAGCCTTAAGTTTGGCACCCGTTTCCAGATGCTGTACCAGGGTGGCAACAACCCTGCAACAAACAATTGGGATGACCGCTTCCTGATCCGCAGAGCACGCCTAAAGTTCGAAGGCTTTGCCTACTCACCTAAATTAGAGTACAAAATTGAGCTTGGCCTAAGCAACAGCGACATCGGAAACGACAACCCTTCCATGTCGAACAACGCTGACAACATTATACTTGACGCAGTGGCAAAATGGAACTTTGCGCCGCATTGGGAGCTTTGGGTTGGCCAGACAAAATTACCGGGCAACAGAGAGCGTGTTGTCTCCTCGCAGAAACTACAGTTTGTAGACCGAAGCCTCCTGAACTCCCGCTTCAACATTGACCGCGACGCCGGGCTACAACTGCACCACGTGCACAACATTGGCCAGGTAGTTATCAGGGAGATTGGCTCCATCGCCATGGGCGAAGGCCGGGATATCACCATCAACAACTCAGGCGGCTATGACTACACGGCTAAGGTAGAGGTTTTTCCTTTCGGTGAATTTGAGGGAGACGGGGCCTATGTAGGAGGCGATATTTACCGGGAAGAAACCCCAAAACTGGCTATAGCCGCGGCATTTGATTATAATGACAATGCCTCCCGCGAAAGGGGGCAGCTTGGCGACTTTCTAAGTGAGCAGCGCGACCTTAGTACCATTTTCGTAGATGCCATGTTTAAATATAGAGGATTCTCTGCCATGGCAGAATATGCGGATAGTAAAGCCTCAGAAGGCCCGGTTGTAGCCAGGACAGATGCGGGTGCAGTAGAGGAGACGTTTGTAACAGGCAATGCATTCAACCTGCAGGGAGGATACCTGTTCGAGAACAATTGGGAAGTGGCAGCCCGCTACACCAGTTATAACCCTACAGAGGTTTCCGGCCTGCGCCCACAGGAGCAGTATACACTTGGGGTTTCCAGGTACATTGTAGGCCATAGCCTTAAGGTTCAGAGTGATGTAACACTTCAGGACCAGCCCGGAAGACCAGACAGCTATCTGTTTCGACTCCAGATGGAAGTGGCGCTTTAA
- a CDS encoding porin, with translation MTRSFVGAALLFLTASFINNSASGQTPANTDTIQVATTATAEQRIISRVDTIYIAPAKEAKTPWYKTLSIRGYAQIRYNRLLETNPQLKCDQCDRSLGAGNGFFIRRARIVFSGNVHERLYVYIQPDFASSPGGSALNFVQLRDAYFDLALDAAKEFRIRVGQSKIPYGFENMQSSSNRLALDRSDAINSAFANERDLGVMFYWAPSEIRERFEELTSSGLKGSGDYGVFGVGVFNGQTSNKSDANDQLHTAVRLAYPLQLANGQYIEPGIQAYSGKYVVTPDQLSTGVSLGSEQQAKEGFTDRRVAASLVVYPQPLGFQAEYNIGEGPEFDPETLSIKVKPLHGGYAQTMYRMKFGNHILIPFAKVQYYDGGKKHERDAVSHKVYETEVGAEWQPIKNFELVADYSIADRTTRSFANLYNRQHGSRLRLQAQFNF, from the coding sequence GTGACTAGATCTTTTGTTGGAGCAGCGCTGCTGTTCCTGACAGCCAGTTTTATAAATAACAGTGCTTCAGGCCAGACTCCTGCAAACACAGACACAATTCAGGTTGCCACCACGGCAACGGCCGAGCAGCGCATCATCTCCCGGGTCGACACCATTTATATAGCTCCTGCCAAGGAAGCTAAAACGCCCTGGTACAAAACCCTTTCCATCCGCGGATACGCACAGATAAGGTATAACCGCCTGTTGGAGACTAACCCACAGCTTAAGTGCGATCAGTGTGACAGATCTTTGGGAGCAGGCAACGGCTTCTTTATCAGGCGGGCACGCATCGTTTTCAGCGGAAATGTACACGAGCGGCTTTATGTGTACATCCAGCCTGACTTTGCCTCCTCCCCTGGTGGCAGCGCCCTTAACTTTGTTCAACTGCGCGACGCCTACTTCGACCTTGCACTTGACGCAGCAAAAGAATTCAGGATAAGAGTCGGCCAAAGCAAAATACCCTACGGCTTTGAGAACATGCAGTCCAGCAGCAACCGCCTGGCCCTGGACCGTAGCGATGCCATCAACAGCGCTTTTGCCAACGAGCGTGACCTGGGGGTTATGTTTTACTGGGCCCCTTCCGAAATCAGGGAACGCTTTGAAGAACTGACCAGCTCAGGACTGAAGGGAAGCGGCGACTACGGCGTGTTCGGTGTAGGCGTGTTTAACGGGCAGACCTCCAACAAATCAGACGCTAACGACCAACTGCACACGGCAGTGCGGCTAGCCTACCCGCTACAACTCGCGAACGGGCAGTATATCGAGCCCGGCATCCAGGCCTACTCTGGCAAGTATGTCGTTACCCCCGATCAGCTCTCCACAGGCGTGTCTCTGGGTTCTGAGCAGCAGGCAAAAGAAGGTTTCACAGATCGTCGTGTGGCGGCATCACTGGTGGTGTACCCACAGCCGCTGGGCTTTCAGGCAGAATATAACATTGGAGAGGGCCCTGAGTTCGATCCTGAAACGCTGTCGATAAAGGTAAAGCCGCTACACGGCGGCTACGCCCAAACCATGTACAGAATGAAGTTTGGCAACCATATCCTTATTCCCTTTGCGAAAGTGCAGTACTATGATGGCGGCAAAAAGCATGAGCGTGACGCTGTAAGCCACAAAGTATACGAGACAGAGGTAGGTGCCGAGTGGCAACCTATTAAAAACTTTGAACTGGTAGCTGACTACAGTATTGCAGACAGAACCACCAGGTCATTCGCTAACCTCTACAACAGGCAGCACGGAAGCAGGCTAAGGCTTCAGGCCCAGTTTAACTTCTAA
- a CDS encoding TonB-dependent receptor, whose amino-acid sequence MKSFLTLLLLLTTATFSFAQEGTLKGKVTDKLTGEEIIGAVVFIKGTPKGTTTDYEGNFALPLAPGTYNLSVTFLSYKPYEQAGLQVTAGQPTTVNIQLEENTTQIQTVEIVGARQTNTEAAVLQTMRQSEVVVSGVAGEQIAKSMDRDAAAVVRRIPGVTVMNDRYIMIRGLSERYNTVMLNDALTPSTEPDSRAFSFDILPTSVLDRIMVFKSGSPELPGEFGGGVIKVYTKNFATENTTSIGISGGYRGGTTFNNISTQKGSGTDFLGFDNGERALPGGFPANVNNVSSESLISAARQLDGDWSTNKLNALPDLRLSLGLTRRFFIGNTEASNLTAVSYSNTSQVLDVERYRYTAFDEQQQKSPLEYKYNDIESSQNNRLGIISNWAFRLNNNNKIEFRNLFNQLGQSQVVERSGIELQGKDVDVRNIAQRYESRTIYSGQLQGTHDLDNERTSYTWTAGYNYSNRNEPNFKRIRSQRNIGSDEPFLWVIPAFAASTFDAGRFYSDMHENTIMASGQVEHSFAGKDTLAENQPKIRVGFYTENKDRTFDARWMSYTVSDPSQFNNNLLTLPLGELFNPQNINTTGFSLREGTNPTDRYDASNLLVAGYVGGSLPVNAKLNLSGGVRVEYNKQQLTSSQYGGGKLEVDNPITSILPSLNATYNYSERSLFRGGYSISVNRPEFRELAPFAYYDFQLNAEIQGNENLTTATIHNADLRYEFYPNPTEILSFGVFYKYFNSPIEIYSLPTSGNPIYKPGNAKSGQSYGVEAEVRKSFLNLSNNSIIQNLSLVLNASLIESKVDLGEATEGQDRNRAMYGQSPYIVNTGLYYQDDARDLQVSLLYNVIGKRIFTVGDDQTPTVYEMPRNVLDLSLTKGFGKHFEVKAGIQDILNQKVRLIQDSNRNAKIDGVDEDFITYRLGSYTTVGVNYNF is encoded by the coding sequence ATGAAATCTTTTCTAACACTTCTCCTCCTCCTCACCACCGCCACCTTCAGCTTTGCCCAAGAGGGTACGCTGAAAGGCAAAGTAACCGATAAGCTAACGGGCGAAGAAATAATAGGCGCCGTAGTCTTCATCAAAGGCACTCCCAAAGGCACCACAACCGACTACGAAGGAAACTTCGCGTTGCCGCTTGCCCCTGGCACCTATAATTTGTCTGTTACCTTTCTGTCTTACAAGCCTTACGAGCAGGCAGGACTACAGGTAACGGCAGGGCAGCCAACCACAGTTAATATACAGCTGGAAGAAAACACCACGCAGATACAGACAGTGGAGATAGTGGGAGCACGGCAGACAAACACAGAGGCCGCCGTGCTGCAGACCATGCGCCAGAGCGAGGTGGTGGTAAGTGGTGTGGCAGGCGAGCAAATCGCCAAGTCCATGGACCGGGACGCTGCCGCTGTGGTACGCCGCATTCCGGGAGTAACGGTTATGAACGATCGCTACATTATGATCAGGGGCTTGAGCGAGCGCTACAACACCGTAATGCTGAATGATGCCCTGACCCCAAGTACAGAGCCAGACTCCCGCGCCTTTTCGTTCGACATACTTCCTACCAGCGTTCTTGACCGGATCATGGTGTTCAAGTCAGGGTCGCCGGAATTGCCTGGCGAGTTTGGCGGCGGCGTCATCAAAGTATACACGAAGAACTTCGCCACCGAAAACACCACCAGCATCGGTATATCGGGCGGCTACCGCGGGGGCACCACCTTCAACAACATCAGCACGCAAAAAGGCAGTGGCACCGATTTTCTTGGATTTGATAACGGCGAAAGGGCACTGCCGGGAGGATTCCCGGCCAACGTGAACAACGTAAGCAGTGAAAGCCTTATTTCTGCTGCCAGACAACTCGACGGAGACTGGTCTACCAATAAGCTGAATGCTCTGCCGGACCTGCGCCTTTCATTGGGGCTGACGCGCCGCTTTTTTATAGGCAACACGGAAGCCAGCAACCTGACGGCCGTTTCATACAGCAACACGAGCCAGGTGCTGGATGTGGAGCGTTACCGCTACACGGCTTTTGATGAGCAGCAGCAGAAAAGTCCGCTGGAATATAAGTATAACGACATCGAATCGAGCCAGAACAACCGCCTGGGTATTATCAGCAACTGGGCCTTCCGGTTGAATAACAACAACAAGATTGAATTCCGCAACCTGTTCAACCAGCTCGGGCAATCGCAGGTGGTGGAGCGCTCGGGAATAGAACTGCAGGGCAAGGATGTGGATGTGCGCAACATTGCACAGCGCTACGAATCCAGAACCATTTACTCCGGCCAGCTGCAGGGCACGCACGACCTGGACAACGAACGCACCAGCTATACCTGGACCGCAGGCTATAACTACTCCAACCGCAACGAGCCGAACTTTAAGCGCATCAGGTCACAGCGCAACATCGGTAGCGACGAGCCTTTCCTTTGGGTGATTCCTGCTTTTGCCGCCAGTACTTTTGATGCAGGCCGCTTTTACTCTGACATGCACGAGAACACCATTATGGCGAGCGGCCAGGTAGAGCACAGCTTCGCGGGGAAAGACACATTGGCGGAGAACCAGCCAAAGATCCGTGTGGGCTTTTACACAGAAAACAAGGACAGGACCTTTGATGCGCGCTGGATGTCTTACACGGTTTCGGATCCATCGCAGTTCAACAACAACCTGCTGACACTGCCCTTGGGCGAGCTGTTCAACCCGCAAAACATAAATACTACCGGGTTCAGCCTGAGGGAGGGCACCAACCCTACCGACCGCTACGATGCTTCTAACTTACTGGTGGCAGGTTATGTGGGAGGCAGCCTTCCGGTTAACGCTAAGCTAAATTTGTCGGGCGGCGTACGTGTGGAATACAACAAGCAGCAACTGACTTCCTCGCAGTATGGCGGCGGTAAGCTGGAGGTGGATAACCCCATCACAAGTATACTCCCATCGCTTAACGCCACCTACAACTACAGCGAACGCTCTCTTTTCAGAGGTGGCTACAGCATCAGTGTGAACCGCCCAGAGTTCAGGGAACTGGCGCCCTTTGCCTACTACGATTTTCAGCTGAACGCGGAAATTCAGGGTAATGAGAACCTGACAACAGCTACAATACACAACGCCGACCTGCGATACGAGTTCTACCCTAACCCAACCGAGATCCTTTCGTTTGGCGTGTTTTACAAGTACTTCAACAGCCCGATAGAAATCTACAGCCTGCCAACATCCGGTAACCCCATTTACAAGCCGGGCAACGCAAAGAGCGGCCAAAGCTATGGTGTAGAGGCTGAAGTAAGGAAGTCCTTCCTGAACCTATCGAACAACAGTATCATCCAAAACCTAAGCCTTGTGCTGAACGCCTCCCTCATCGAGAGTAAAGTTGACTTGGGTGAAGCGACAGAAGGGCAGGATCGAAACAGGGCCATGTATGGCCAGTCGCCTTACATCGTGAACACCGGCCTGTATTACCAGGACGATGCCCGTGACCTGCAGGTAAGCCTCCTGTACAACGTGATCGGCAAGCGCATCTTTACGGTGGGCGACGACCAGACACCAACTGTTTACGAGATGCCCCGCAACGTGCTGGACCTCTCCCTGACAAAGGGATTTGGGAAGCACTTCGAGGTGAAAGCAGGTATCCAGGACATTCTGAACCAAAAAGTGAGACTGATCCAGGACTCCAACCGAAACGCCAAAATTGACGGCGTGGACGAAGACTTCATCACCTACAGGCTTGGCAGCTACACAACAGTGGGTGTGAACTACAACTTCTAG
- a CDS encoding AAA family ATPase has product MKTYQLKIKQVLNEVSKVVVGQSYMVDRLLIGLFTGGHILLEGVPGLAKTLTINSLSKALHLDFQRLQFTPDLLPSDLIGTMIYNQNASIFEVKKGPIFANLILADEVNRSPAKVQSALLEAMQEKQVTIGETTFMLDLPFLVLATQNPVEHEGTYPLPEAQVDRFMMKVYIDYPRKEDELEIMRRMANMSFTDAVTKVLSKEDIFAIRNEINQVQISETLEKYIIELVFATRRPAEYDLEEFAPYIQFGVSPRASIALNRAAKAVAYFDDRDYVLPEDIKDVAHDVMNHRIILNYEAEADGIRTKDFIEAILRKVPIS; this is encoded by the coding sequence GTGAAGACATATCAACTCAAAATAAAACAGGTACTGAATGAGGTAAGCAAGGTAGTGGTAGGCCAGTCCTACATGGTGGACCGCCTGCTGATTGGCTTGTTTACCGGCGGGCACATTCTGCTGGAGGGCGTGCCCGGGCTCGCTAAGACCCTTACCATCAACTCGCTTTCAAAGGCGCTGCACCTCGATTTCCAGCGGCTTCAGTTCACGCCCGACCTGCTGCCCTCCGACCTCATCGGCACGATGATCTACAACCAGAACGCCTCTATTTTCGAGGTGAAGAAGGGGCCGATTTTTGCCAACCTTATACTTGCCGACGAGGTGAACCGCTCTCCCGCCAAGGTGCAGTCGGCTTTGCTGGAGGCGATGCAGGAAAAGCAGGTAACCATTGGCGAGACCACCTTTATGCTGGATTTGCCCTTCCTGGTGCTGGCCACCCAAAACCCTGTGGAGCATGAGGGTACTTACCCGCTGCCCGAAGCCCAGGTAGACCGCTTCATGATGAAAGTGTACATCGACTACCCCAGGAAGGAGGACGAGCTGGAAATCATGCGCCGCATGGCCAACATGAGCTTTACCGATGCGGTAACCAAAGTGCTTTCAAAAGAAGACATTTTCGCTATCCGGAACGAGATAAACCAGGTGCAGATTTCCGAGACACTGGAAAAGTATATCATTGAGCTGGTGTTTGCCACCCGGCGACCGGCTGAGTACGACCTGGAGGAGTTTGCCCCCTACATTCAATTTGGCGTGTCGCCGCGGGCAAGTATAGCCCTGAACCGCGCGGCCAAAGCCGTTGCCTACTTCGACGACCGCGATTACGTGCTGCCAGAGGACATCAAGGACGTGGCCCATGATGTGATGAACCACCGCATCATCCTCAATTACGAAGCCGAGGCCGACGGCATCAGGACAAAGGATTTTATTGAGGCCATCCTGCGCAAAGTACCGATCAGCTAA
- a CDS encoding 2Fe-2S iron-sulfur cluster-binding protein: protein MPKLRVQNLFGLEVAVAEGQTLLKALQAQGTDWMHACGGKGRCTSCRIVVQQGLPNFSPLSAAELRYREKGRLKDNERLTCQCTLTGGEVTGNVPEQTKLPHMKYSS, encoded by the coding sequence ATGCCGAAGTTAAGAGTGCAAAACCTGTTCGGCCTGGAGGTGGCGGTAGCCGAGGGACAAACCCTGCTCAAGGCCCTGCAGGCACAGGGCACCGACTGGATGCACGCCTGCGGCGGCAAAGGACGCTGCACTTCCTGCCGCATTGTGGTGCAACAGGGCCTCCCGAACTTTTCGCCGCTCTCGGCAGCAGAGCTTCGCTACCGCGAAAAGGGCCGGCTGAAGGATAACGAACGATTAACGTGCCAATGTACGCTGACTGGCGGAGAAGTTACCGGAAATGTTCCCGAACAGACAAAACTGCCGCACATGAAGTATAGCAGTTAG
- a CDS encoding thymidine kinase, translating into MFIEPRVGNVHPAHKRGWIEVICGSMFSGKTEELIRRLNRAKIAKQKIEIFKPSIDKRYHEEDVVSHNANAIRSTPIGFAQDMLLLGGSCDVVGIDEAQFFDEGLPEVCVKLANSGVRVIAAGLDMDYLGKPFGPMPALMSVAEYVTKVHAVCVQCGDIANYSFRIAADEKQVLLGETDSYEARCRHCFKEGLKNKQH; encoded by the coding sequence ATGTTTATTGAACCGCGCGTAGGTAACGTACATCCCGCACACAAACGAGGGTGGATCGAAGTAATTTGTGGATCCATGTTTTCAGGGAAGACGGAGGAGTTGATCAGGAGGCTGAATCGCGCCAAGATTGCGAAACAGAAAATAGAGATCTTCAAACCCTCCATCGATAAGCGCTACCACGAGGAAGACGTGGTGTCGCATAATGCCAACGCCATCCGCTCCACACCGATCGGCTTTGCCCAGGACATGCTGTTGCTGGGCGGCAGCTGCGATGTGGTGGGCATCGACGAAGCCCAGTTCTTTGACGAAGGTTTGCCGGAAGTATGCGTGAAGCTGGCTAACAGCGGCGTGCGCGTGATCGCTGCCGGGTTAGACATGGATTACCTCGGCAAGCCGTTTGGGCCCATGCCAGCGCTGATGTCGGTGGCAGAGTACGTGACCAAGGTGCACGCCGTATGCGTACAATGCGGGGACATCGCCAACTACTCTTTCCGGATTGCTGCGGATGAGAAGCAGGTGCTGCTCGGCGAAACCGATTCGTACGAGGCCCGCTGCCGCCATTGCTTTAAGGAAGGATTGAAGAACAAGCAACACTGA
- the porZ gene encoding type IX secretion system anionic LPS delivery protein PorZ: protein MNAILALTLRTLYLLLLVWLAVGQVQAQSPVPIGSWQVHVPYQRGKAVAVAGDKVYLAAENGLFYYDTEFNSLETVTTVDGLSEQQISDIAYDETSQILVIAYANTKVDLLTDAETYAITDIFRERIPGEKQINSVYVHKGLAYLATSFGVVVLNLPKQEVQSTYRALGPGGAETGVSSVAILQGTIYLATNHGVLAAPAAGANLQDFRSWRNVNGSLPAAAAVTGLATFNNTLYVSSGSSIYTYTNGAWAVAITTAAPIRSINASPSFLSVATATGVMLLDAQGQAYTLNNSAITQPHEAIATADGTVWVADNSRGLIKLNQSGTEATAFAPNGPYASSSFFVYSYQGKVYVLSGGFSESYTPFNSWNGFYTYGKGQWASYNRSLFPAPGFAAAQDLVSAEFNPTTNKLYLASYGSGLLAWEGPEQATLYNSANSPLLSIEGAPDDVRVSDVAVDYEGNVWVVNLNRRSGAAGLHKLAPDGTWQSYDLQGIADATYLSQIVLDDYSQKWLSVAPMSGRVGGVLVFDAQQNRTRRLSTGESNGNLPSAAVYSMARDLNGDIWVGTGNGVGVYYNPAFAFESSPYDARIPIINGRPLLDGQVVRTIAVDGANRKWMGTDNGLWLFGADGDELLAHYTSRNSPLPSDKVLSVAVEHQSGEVFIATDAGLASFRSTATITEGEPECAVVFPNPVRTDYTGQVAVSGLPNNADVRITDVSGTLVYRGKATGGTFAWNARDYNGKRVKAGVYLVLSASENGDQTCISKIAVL, encoded by the coding sequence GTGAACGCCATACTTGCCTTAACCTTGCGCACTTTATACTTGCTGCTGCTGGTATGGCTGGCGGTGGGGCAGGTGCAGGCGCAAAGCCCGGTGCCTATCGGGAGTTGGCAGGTGCACGTGCCTTACCAGCGCGGCAAGGCCGTAGCCGTGGCCGGCGACAAAGTATACCTGGCAGCGGAGAACGGTCTTTTCTATTATGATACCGAGTTTAACTCCCTCGAAACGGTAACGACAGTAGACGGCTTAAGCGAGCAGCAGATCAGCGACATTGCCTACGACGAAACCTCCCAAATACTGGTGATCGCTTACGCTAACACGAAAGTAGACTTGCTCACCGATGCAGAAACCTACGCGATCACAGACATCTTCCGGGAGCGGATACCCGGGGAGAAGCAGATTAACAGCGTGTATGTGCACAAGGGGCTGGCCTACCTGGCCACCAGTTTCGGGGTGGTGGTACTGAACCTGCCCAAGCAGGAGGTGCAGAGCACGTACCGCGCCCTCGGCCCCGGTGGCGCAGAAACCGGTGTCAGTAGCGTCGCCATACTTCAGGGTACTATATACCTCGCCACGAACCACGGCGTGTTGGCAGCTCCGGCGGCAGGAGCCAACCTGCAGGATTTTAGAAGCTGGCGCAACGTGAACGGCAGTTTGCCCGCCGCTGCTGCCGTAACTGGACTCGCTACTTTCAACAACACGCTCTATGTCAGTTCGGGCAGCAGTATCTATACTTACACGAACGGTGCATGGGCAGTTGCTATCACCACAGCTGCCCCTATCCGAAGTATAAATGCCTCCCCGTCATTTCTATCAGTAGCCACTGCCACGGGTGTCATGCTGCTGGATGCGCAAGGGCAGGCTTATACTTTAAATAACTCCGCTATTACTCAGCCACACGAAGCTATTGCCACCGCCGATGGGACCGTTTGGGTTGCCGACAACAGCAGAGGTCTAATAAAACTTAACCAAAGCGGCACTGAAGCCACCGCTTTTGCTCCCAACGGCCCCTATGCCAGCAGCAGCTTCTTTGTTTATTCGTACCAGGGCAAAGTGTATGTATTAAGTGGCGGCTTCAGCGAGAGCTATACGCCTTTCAACTCCTGGAACGGCTTCTACACCTATGGAAAAGGCCAATGGGCTAGCTATAACCGCTCTCTTTTTCCTGCACCTGGCTTTGCTGCTGCGCAGGATCTGGTAAGTGCCGAATTTAACCCCACCACCAACAAGCTTTACCTGGCCAGCTACGGCTCGGGCCTGCTTGCGTGGGAGGGGCCGGAGCAGGCAACCCTGTACAACAGCGCCAACAGTCCGCTGCTAAGTATAGAGGGGGCGCCGGATGATGTGCGGGTATCGGATGTGGCAGTGGATTACGAGGGGAATGTCTGGGTGGTGAACCTCAACCGCCGTTCCGGTGCTGCAGGACTGCACAAACTCGCGCCGGACGGTACCTGGCAATCCTATGACTTACAGGGTATAGCCGATGCCACATACTTGTCGCAAATTGTGCTGGACGATTACAGCCAGAAATGGCTTTCCGTTGCCCCGATGAGTGGGCGTGTAGGTGGTGTGCTGGTGTTTGATGCACAGCAGAACCGCACCCGCAGGCTCTCGACCGGAGAGAGCAACGGTAACTTGCCGAGTGCAGCCGTCTACAGCATGGCCAGAGACCTGAACGGTGATATTTGGGTAGGCACAGGCAATGGGGTAGGCGTGTACTACAACCCGGCTTTTGCGTTCGAAAGCTCGCCGTACGATGCCCGCATTCCCATCATCAATGGGCGGCCGCTACTGGATGGGCAGGTGGTGCGAACCATTGCCGTAGACGGGGCCAACCGCAAGTGGATGGGCACCGACAACGGCTTATGGCTTTTCGGGGCGGACGGTGATGAACTGCTGGCGCATTATACTTCCCGAAACAGTCCGCTGCCATCTGACAAGGTGCTTTCCGTGGCTGTAGAGCACCAGTCGGGCGAGGTGTTTATCGCCACTGATGCGGGCCTTGCCTCCTTCCGCTCCACAGCCACCATTACGGAGGGAGAGCCTGAATGCGCCGTGGTATTTCCCAATCCGGTGCGCACAGATTATACTGGTCAAGTGGCCGTTTCGGGTTTGCCTAACAATGCCGATGTGCGCATCACCGATGTATCCGGCACGCTGGTGTACCGGGGCAAGGCAACAGGCGGCACTTTTGCCTGGAACGCTCGCGATTACAACGGAAAACGCGTGAAGGCGGGCGTGTACCTTGTGCTCAGTGCAAGCGAGAACGGCGATCAAACCTGTATCAGCAAAATAGCCGTACTTTAG
- the recO gene encoding DNA repair protein RecO, whose translation MLVKTRGIVLSSIKYRETSIISKMYTEALGVQSYIVNGVRRQKPGGRIALFQPFTLLDMVVYTSARGGLTRINEFRSAHPFSSIPFDIRKSSILLFLSEVVARTIKEEEENPSLFHFLYHAVITFDEMDTGYENFHLVFLLQLSYHLGFGPGSGAEVVEQVAFSSNAQSATSAPTVMAMQVHEVYFNQLLQDPNNATVPNGKVRRELLDILIRYYQLHVDKLGEIKSLAILSEVLA comes from the coding sequence ATGTTAGTTAAAACAAGGGGCATTGTGCTTAGCAGCATCAAGTATAGGGAAACGTCCATCATCTCTAAAATGTATACGGAGGCGCTGGGCGTGCAGTCCTATATCGTGAATGGCGTGCGGAGGCAAAAGCCCGGTGGTCGCATTGCGTTGTTCCAGCCGTTCACGCTGCTCGACATGGTGGTTTATACTTCGGCCAGGGGAGGGCTTACGCGCATCAATGAGTTTCGGTCGGCTCATCCGTTTTCCTCTATTCCCTTTGACATCCGGAAGAGCAGTATTTTGCTGTTTTTATCGGAGGTGGTGGCGCGTACGATAAAAGAGGAGGAGGAGAATCCTTCGCTGTTTCACTTCCTGTACCACGCCGTAATCACGTTCGATGAGATGGACACGGGCTATGAGAACTTTCACCTGGTGTTTTTGCTGCAGTTAAGCTACCACTTGGGCTTTGGCCCTGGCTCCGGGGCAGAGGTGGTGGAGCAGGTGGCTTTCTCGTCTAATGCTCAATCGGCTACCTCGGCACCCACCGTGATGGCCATGCAGGTACACGAAGTATACTTCAACCAGCTGCTGCAGGACCCGAACAACGCTACGGTACCCAACGGCAAAGTGCGCCGCGAACTGCTCGATATCCTCATCCGCTACTACCAGCTGCATGTGGATAAGCTGGGGGAGATTAAATCACTGGCTATACTTTCAGAGGTGCTGGCCTAA
- a CDS encoding FKBP-type peptidyl-prolyl cis-trans isomerase — protein sequence MLQSILNKNRSGLMGALLIFAFILSFSACKEEDSFYTDYKAKNEEQLQEYFKAKGIDPGTLVKTRSGLYYQKLEEGTGVNVFRGDSVAVNYTGILLDGNEFDSSYKRGKPLKLKVGIGGVIPGWDEGLQLMKEGEKARLFIPSHLGYGRQPVQGIPANSVLVFDMVIEDVW from the coding sequence ATGTTACAAAGCATCCTTAACAAGAACAGAAGCGGCCTTATGGGCGCGCTTCTGATTTTTGCATTTATTTTATCATTCTCCGCCTGCAAAGAGGAAGACAGTTTCTATACCGATTACAAGGCAAAGAACGAAGAACAGCTACAGGAGTACTTTAAAGCCAAGGGCATCGATCCGGGCACGCTGGTAAAAACACGCAGCGGTTTATACTACCAGAAACTGGAAGAGGGCACCGGTGTCAATGTTTTCCGTGGCGACAGCGTTGCGGTAAATTATACAGGCATACTGCTGGATGGCAACGAGTTTGACTCCAGCTACAAGCGCGGCAAACCCCTTAAGCTGAAGGTAGGCATTGGCGGCGTTATACCGGGATGGGATGAGGGTTTGCAACTGATGAAGGAAGGCGAGAAAGCGCGTTTGTTCATACCGTCGCACCTCGGCTACGGCCGCCAGCCCGTGCAAGGCATACCTGCCAACTCGGTGCTGGTGTTTGATATGGTGATAGAGGATGTTTGGTAA